The following proteins are encoded in a genomic region of Ammospiza caudacuta isolate bAmmCau1 chromosome 3, bAmmCau1.pri, whole genome shotgun sequence:
- the HAO1 gene encoding 2-Hydroxyacid oxidase 1 isoform X1: MSGRPVCIADFEEYARSFLPKSVYDYYSSGADDQETLAENVAAFSRWKLYPRVLRDVSVMDLSTSVLGHRVTVPVCVAATAMQRMAHPLGETATARACQAVGTGMMLSSWATSSMEEVAAAAPAALRWLQLYAYKERRVTAALVRRAESAGFRGIFLTVDTPYLGRRRADVRNRFRLPPHLSLKNFSSGDLAFSSGKDFGEDSGLAVYVAEAIDATVSWEDVKWLRALTSLPIVLKGILRADDAREAVKLGVNGILVSNHGARQLDGVPATIDVLPEIVEAVEGKVEVFLDGGVRKGTDVLKALALGAKAVFVGRPVLWGLAYQGEEGAKEVLQMLKEEFCLAMALTGCRRVEEIDRTLIRRHQALLSKI, encoded by the exons ATGTCTGGCAGGCCAGTGTGCATTGCAGATTTTGAGGAGTATGCCAGAAGCTTCCTGCCCAAGTCTGTGTATGATTATTACAGCTCTGGGGCGGATGACCAGGAAACCCTGGCAGAGAATGTGGCAGCGTTCTCCAG GTGGAAGCTGTACCCGCGGGTGCTCAGGGACGTGTCGGTGATGGACCTGTCCACCTCCGTGCTGGGGCACAGGGTCACCGTGCCCGTGTGCGTGGCCGCCACCGCGATGCAGCGCATGGCTCACCCGCTCGGAGAGACGGCCACAGCCCGAG CGTGCCAGGCCGTGGGCACGGGGATGATGCTGAGCTCCTGGGCCACGTCGTCCATGGAGgaggtggcggcggcggcgccggccgCGCTGCGCTGGCTGCAGCTGTACGCGTACAAGGAGCGGCGGGTGACGGCGGCGCTGGTGCGGCGCGCAGAGAGCGCCGGCTTCCGCGGCATCTTCCTCACCGTGGACACGCCGTACCtcggccgccgccgcgccgaCGTGCGCAACCGCTTCCGCCTGCCCCCGCACCTCAG CCTGAAGAACTTCTCGAGCGGCGATCTGGCCTTCTCCTCAGGGAAGGACTTTGGGGAGGACAGCGGGCTGGCCGTGTACGTCGCCGAGGCCATCGATGCCACCGTCAGCTGGGAGGACGTCAAGTGGCTGCGGGCGCTGACCTCGCTGCCCATCGTGCTCAAGGGCATCCTCAGGG CTGATGATGCCAGAGAAGCTGTAAAGCTTGGGGTAAATGGGATCCTGGTGTCAAATCACGGAGCACGACAGCTTGATGGGGTCCCTGCTACT ATTGATGTCCTGCCTGAGATCGTGGAGGCTGTGGAGGGGAAGGTGGAGGTGTTCCTGGATGGAGGTGTGAGAAAAGGCACGGACGTTCTCAAGGCCCTGGCTCTTGGTGCCAAAGCTGTTTTTGTTGGGAGACCTGTCCTCTGGGGCCTGGCTTATCAG GGTGAAGAAGGAGCAAAAGAAGTTCTCCAGATGCTGAAGGAAGAGTTTTGCCTGGCAATGGCACTGACAG GATGCCGGAGAGTGGAAGAAATCGACAGGACACTGATCCGAAGACATCAAGCATTGCTTTCCAAGATTTAG
- the HAO1 gene encoding 2-Hydroxyacid oxidase 1 isoform X2 produces MPEASCPSLCMIITALGRMTRKPWQRMWQRSPACQAVGTGMMLSSWATSSMEEVAAAAPAALRWLQLYAYKERRVTAALVRRAESAGFRGIFLTVDTPYLGRRRADVRNRFRLPPHLSLKNFSSGDLAFSSGKDFGEDSGLAVYVAEAIDATVSWEDVKWLRALTSLPIVLKGILRADDAREAVKLGVNGILVSNHGARQLDGVPATIDVLPEIVEAVEGKVEVFLDGGVRKGTDVLKALALGAKAVFVGRPVLWGLAYQGEEGAKEVLQMLKEEFCLAMALTGCRRVEEIDRTLIRRHQALLSKI; encoded by the exons ATGCCAGAAGCTTCCTGCCCAAGTCTGTGTATGATTATTACAGCTCTGGGGCGGATGACCAGGAAACCCTGGCAGAGAATGTGGCAGCGTTCTCCAG CGTGCCAGGCCGTGGGCACGGGGATGATGCTGAGCTCCTGGGCCACGTCGTCCATGGAGgaggtggcggcggcggcgccggccgCGCTGCGCTGGCTGCAGCTGTACGCGTACAAGGAGCGGCGGGTGACGGCGGCGCTGGTGCGGCGCGCAGAGAGCGCCGGCTTCCGCGGCATCTTCCTCACCGTGGACACGCCGTACCtcggccgccgccgcgccgaCGTGCGCAACCGCTTCCGCCTGCCCCCGCACCTCAG CCTGAAGAACTTCTCGAGCGGCGATCTGGCCTTCTCCTCAGGGAAGGACTTTGGGGAGGACAGCGGGCTGGCCGTGTACGTCGCCGAGGCCATCGATGCCACCGTCAGCTGGGAGGACGTCAAGTGGCTGCGGGCGCTGACCTCGCTGCCCATCGTGCTCAAGGGCATCCTCAGGG CTGATGATGCCAGAGAAGCTGTAAAGCTTGGGGTAAATGGGATCCTGGTGTCAAATCACGGAGCACGACAGCTTGATGGGGTCCCTGCTACT ATTGATGTCCTGCCTGAGATCGTGGAGGCTGTGGAGGGGAAGGTGGAGGTGTTCCTGGATGGAGGTGTGAGAAAAGGCACGGACGTTCTCAAGGCCCTGGCTCTTGGTGCCAAAGCTGTTTTTGTTGGGAGACCTGTCCTCTGGGGCCTGGCTTATCAG GGTGAAGAAGGAGCAAAAGAAGTTCTCCAGATGCTGAAGGAAGAGTTTTGCCTGGCAATGGCACTGACAG GATGCCGGAGAGTGGAAGAAATCGACAGGACACTGATCCGAAGACATCAAGCATTGCTTTCCAAGATTTAG